Proteins from a genomic interval of Salvelinus alpinus chromosome 7, SLU_Salpinus.1, whole genome shotgun sequence:
- the LOC139580863 gene encoding alpha-synuclein-like isoform X2, with protein sequence MDVLMRGFSMAKEGVVAAAEKTKAGVEGAAAKTKEGVMYVGSKTKEGMDAGVNKVANRDQANIVGDPTAAGADLSQGGMENTGQAAEYGGMEQGGEGEGSQGGY encoded by the exons ATGGATGTACTGATGAGAGGGTTCAGCATGGCTAAGGAGGGGGTGGTGGCCGCAGCAGAGAAGACCAAGGctggggtggagggggcagcCGCCAAGACCAAGGAGGGGGTCATGTATGTag gtTCAAAGACAAAGGAGGGAATGGACGCAGGAGTAAAcaaag TTGCTAACCGCGACCAGGCAAACATCGTCGGGGACCCCACTGCTGCCGGAGCTGACCTCTCGCAGGGTGGCATGGAGAACACCGGACAGGCG GCGGAATATGGAGGAATGGagcagggaggagaaggagag ggCTCTCAGGGCGGCTACTAG
- the LOC139580863 gene encoding uncharacterized protein isoform X1, protein MLHHPAGSVFLSLVLSIARTPALSSFLSSSLLSLLSRSLLFSLSLHPVALLCSPLSFFRSLHLSLSAALLEKSLTHTHTYTHKLFLTHSLFLTHTHTLRLSHTLCLTSPASRPVSEQGSPVETYPRMDVLMRGFSMAKEGVVAAAEKTKAGVEGAAAKTKEGVMYVGSKTKEGMDAGVNKVANRDQANIVGDPTAAGADLSQGGMENTGQAEEPQPVYEAEYGGMEQGGEGEGSQGGY, encoded by the exons ATGCtgcaccatccagcaggttctgtctttctgtctctcgttctctccatcGCACGCACGCCTGCtctctcttcatttctctcttcctctctcctctctctgctcagtcgctcgctcctcttctctctcagtCTGCATCCTGTAGCCCTGCTGTGCagtcctctctccttctttcgctctttacatctctctctctctgcagcgctATTGGAGaagtcactgacacacacacacacatacacacacaagctcttcctcacacacagtctcttcctcacacacacacacacactccgtctctctcacacactctgtctGACCAGCCCAGCCAGCAGGCCCGTTTCGGAGCAGGGGAGCCCAGTAGAGACCTATCCCAGGATGGATGTACTGATGAGAGGGTTCAGCATGGCTAAGGAGGGGGTGGTGGCCGCAGCAGAGAAGACCAAGGctggggtggagggggcagcCGCCAAGACCAAGGAGGGGGTCATGTATGTag gtTCAAAGACAAAGGAGGGAATGGACGCAGGAGTAAAcaaag TTGCTAACCGCGACCAGGCAAACATCGTCGGGGACCCCACTGCTGCCGGAGCTGACCTCTCGCAGGGTGGCATGGAGAACACCGGACAGGCG GAGGAGCCTCAGCCTGTATACGAG GCGGAATATGGAGGAATGGagcagggaggagaaggagag ggCTCTCAGGGCGGCTACTAG